A region from the Rhizobium sp. ARZ01 genome encodes:
- a CDS encoding murein transglycosylase A, which produces MDFRLKPVAFSDLPGWTEDDPTALLEAMGRCRAHIVAAKPYRTGSLGIAADELLPALAAATEYSPAGPAQARVFFENWFKPFLIVKSDGAKGFVTAYYEPEVQVRAEPDAEFRFPFYRRPDDMIDIDDTTRPTGFDPYFAFGRVREGKIEEYPDRSAIDQGLLEGRGLEIAYARSKVDVFFIHVQGAARLLYADGSVRRITYAAKTGHRFSPIGKLLIERGEIDAASVSMGSIRDWLSRHPEQVDEVLWHNRSYIFFRDAPVDDLWLGPVAAAKVPIVAGRSLAVDRLTHTFGTPFFIRSEGLTHLDGGKPFARAMLALDTGSAIVGPNRGDIFTGSGDTAGALAGHVRNAADFYVFVPRAIAQRFEHGEG; this is translated from the coding sequence ATGGATTTCCGTCTGAAACCGGTCGCTTTCTCGGATCTACCCGGATGGACGGAGGATGATCCGACAGCGCTCCTCGAAGCGATGGGGCGTTGTCGCGCGCATATTGTGGCAGCGAAGCCCTATCGCACCGGCTCGCTCGGCATCGCAGCAGACGAACTGCTGCCAGCGCTCGCGGCTGCCACTGAATATTCGCCAGCCGGTCCCGCCCAGGCAAGGGTTTTCTTCGAGAACTGGTTCAAACCATTCCTGATTGTTAAATCAGACGGAGCAAAGGGATTCGTTACGGCCTATTATGAGCCGGAAGTCCAGGTCCGGGCGGAGCCCGACGCGGAATTCCGCTTTCCATTCTATCGCCGGCCGGACGATATGATCGATATCGACGACACGACGCGGCCGACGGGTTTCGATCCATATTTCGCATTCGGCCGTGTTCGGGAGGGCAAGATCGAGGAATATCCTGACCGTTCGGCGATCGATCAGGGGCTCCTGGAAGGACGCGGACTGGAAATTGCCTATGCTCGCTCGAAGGTCGATGTCTTCTTCATACACGTTCAGGGGGCAGCGCGCCTGCTTTACGCCGACGGCAGCGTGCGGCGCATCACCTATGCCGCGAAAACCGGCCATCGGTTCTCGCCGATCGGCAAGCTTTTGATCGAGCGTGGCGAGATCGATGCCGCATCCGTCTCCATGGGCTCGATTCGGGATTGGCTTTCTCGCCATCCCGAGCAAGTCGATGAAGTACTCTGGCACAACCGGTCTTACATTTTCTTCCGTGACGCACCCGTGGACGACTTGTGGTTGGGTCCGGTCGCAGCGGCCAAGGTGCCGATCGTCGCGGGGCGCTCGCTCGCCGTCGACCGCCTCACCCACACGTTTGGCACACCGTTCTTCATCCGGAGCGAAGGCCTCACACACCTCGATGGCGGCAAGCCCTTTGCCCGGGCAATGCTGGCGCTGGATACGGGCTCGGCGATTGTCGGGCCGAACCGCGGCGATATCTTCACCGGATCGGGCGATACTGCCGGTGCCCTCGCGGGTCATGTCCGCAACGCTGCCGATTTCTACGTCTTCGTGCCGAGGGCAATTGCGCAGAGATTTGAGCATGGCGAGGGATAA
- a CDS encoding Tim44/TimA family putative adaptor protein, with protein sequence MGSFDFVTILFLVAAVVIFLQLRNVLGRRTGNEKPPFDPYSRRETTEPVPGPDRGKVVTLPRRDGSEGDEGPYAEVDAFAPAGSLNQALRRVVDVDPSFNPKEFVNGAKLAYEMIVVAFADGDRKALKNLLSREVYEGFDAAIAERESKGEVVKSNFVGIEKADVISAEVKDQEVNITLRIISQLISATYDKAGNLIEGDAESVAEVNDLWTFARDTRSRDPNWKLIATESEG encoded by the coding sequence ATGGGCTCATTCGACTTTGTAACAATTTTATTCCTCGTGGCTGCAGTGGTGATCTTTCTGCAACTGCGCAATGTTCTTGGTCGGCGCACGGGGAATGAAAAACCGCCTTTCGATCCCTATTCCCGTCGCGAAACCACAGAGCCGGTCCCAGGCCCTGACCGCGGCAAGGTCGTTACCCTGCCGCGCCGGGATGGATCGGAAGGGGATGAAGGGCCTTACGCAGAGGTCGATGCCTTCGCACCGGCGGGATCGCTTAACCAAGCGCTTCGTCGTGTGGTTGACGTCGATCCGTCCTTCAATCCCAAGGAATTCGTCAACGGCGCCAAGCTCGCCTATGAGATGATCGTCGTCGCCTTCGCCGATGGTGATCGCAAGGCCTTGAAGAACCTCCTGTCGCGGGAAGTCTACGAGGGCTTCGATGCCGCGATCGCCGAGCGCGAGAGCAAGGGCGAAGTCGTGAAATCGAACTTCGTCGGCATTGAAAAGGCTGATGTCATCTCGGCCGAGGTCAAGGACCAGGAGGTCAACATCACGCTGCGCATCATCAGCCAGCTGATCTCCGCAACCTACGACAAGGCAGGCAACCTGATTGAAGGTGACGCAGAATCCGTGGCCGAGGTAAACGATCTGTGGACCTTTGCCCGCGATACGCGCTCGCGCGATCCGAACTGGAAGCTGATCGCGACCGAATCGGAAGGTTGA
- a CDS encoding FxsA family protein, which translates to MARLLITLFVLSLPLLEIAGFIVIGRRIGLGPTLVLVVVSAVIGLTILRRQGLQTLTRLRQRSLPQDLPAERFFDTAMVLFAGLLLIVPGFVTDAIALILLLPFVRKVLANRLASRLVVVNFNAADDPQPARPAQPRTIDLDEGDFTRNDRR; encoded by the coding sequence ATGGCAAGACTGCTCATTACCCTCTTCGTCCTGTCGCTCCCACTCCTGGAGATCGCAGGCTTCATCGTGATCGGTCGGCGCATCGGTCTGGGACCGACGCTTGTTCTTGTCGTCGTCTCGGCGGTGATCGGTTTGACGATCCTGCGACGCCAGGGACTTCAAACTTTGACGAGGCTGCGACAGAGAAGCCTCCCACAGGACCTGCCCGCCGAGCGCTTCTTTGATACCGCCATGGTGCTGTTTGCCGGGCTTCTCCTGATTGTCCCTGGCTTTGTCACGGACGCGATCGCCCTGATATTGCTTCTGCCTTTCGTCAGAAAAGTCCTGGCGAACCGCCTTGCCAGCCGGCTTGTCGTGGTGAACTTCAACGCCGCAGATGATCCGCAGCCCGCCAGACCTGCGCAACCGCGCACGATCGACCTTGATGAGGGCGATTTCACCCGGAACGACCGTCGCTAG
- the secB gene encoding protein-export chaperone SecB gives MATENDAANSAASPSINILAQYVKDLSFENPGAPRSLQARDKAPSININVNVNANPLSETEFDVVLSLNAEAKDDTKVLFNAELSYGGVFRIAGFPQEHMLPVLFIECPRLLFPFARQIIADATRNGGFPPLMIDPIDFAQMFQQRMAEEQLKAKVASTTN, from the coding sequence ATGGCAACCGAAAACGACGCCGCCAACAGCGCGGCCAGCCCTTCCATCAATATCCTGGCCCAATATGTGAAGGACCTTTCCTTTGAAAACCCGGGCGCGCCGCGCTCGCTGCAGGCGCGCGACAAGGCTCCGTCGATCAACATCAACGTCAACGTGAACGCCAATCCGCTGTCGGAAACCGAATTCGACGTGGTGCTGTCGCTGAACGCCGAAGCCAAGGACGACACCAAGGTCCTGTTCAATGCCGAACTCTCTTATGGCGGCGTCTTCCGCATCGCCGGCTTCCCGCAGGAGCACATGCTTCCGGTTCTTTTCATCGAGTGCCCGCGCCTGTTGTTCCCGTTCGCCCGCCAGATCATCGCCGATGCGACCCGCAACGGCGGCTTCCCGCCGCTCATGATCGACCCGATCGATTTCGCGCAGATGTTCCAGCAGCGCATGGCTGAGGAGCAACTGAAGGCGAAGGTTGCAAGCACGACCAACTGA
- the dnaQ gene encoding DNA polymerase III subunit epsilon codes for MREIIFDTETTGLDNRADRVIEIGGIELENHFPTGRTFHVYINPGDRKVHPDALAVHGISDDFLKDKPAFAEIVEDLQAFFGEARWVAHNATFDMGFINAEYERLGIPPVPVDRVTDTLALARRKHPMGPNSLDALCRRYGIDNSYRTKHGALLDSELLAEVYIEMIGGRQAALGLGVSKQRETFDAADGEEIVLPIVQRPRLLPQRISADEIAAHAAMVGKMGAKAIWLKYQKQH; via the coding sequence ATGCGTGAAATCATCTTCGACACGGAAACGACCGGGCTCGATAATCGGGCCGACCGTGTGATCGAAATTGGCGGTATCGAGCTCGAAAATCACTTCCCGACGGGGCGCACCTTTCACGTCTACATCAACCCGGGCGATCGCAAGGTGCATCCGGACGCACTTGCGGTTCACGGCATCTCCGATGACTTCTTGAAAGACAAGCCGGCCTTTGCCGAGATTGTCGAGGATCTGCAGGCCTTCTTTGGCGAGGCGCGCTGGGTCGCGCACAACGCCACCTTCGACATGGGCTTCATCAATGCGGAGTACGAGCGCCTCGGCATCCCGCCGGTGCCAGTGGATCGGGTAACGGACACGCTAGCGCTGGCACGGCGCAAGCATCCGATGGGCCCAAATTCGCTCGATGCGCTCTGCCGGCGCTACGGTATCGACAACTCGTACCGCACCAAGCACGGCGCACTTCTCGACTCCGAACTGCTCGCCGAGGTCTACATCGAGATGATCGGTGGGCGTCAGGCGGCACTTGGGTTGGGTGTTTCAAAACAGCGCGAGACGTTTGATGCGGCTGATGGCGAGGAAATCGTGCTGCCGATCGTGCAGCGACCCCGGCTGCTTCCGCAACGGATCAGCGCGGACGAAATTGCCGCCCATGCCGCGATGGTCGGGAAGATGGGCGCCAAGGCGATCTGGCTGAAATACCAGAAACAGCATTGA
- the coaE gene encoding dephospho-CoA kinase (Dephospho-CoA kinase (CoaE) performs the final step in coenzyme A biosynthesis.), translated as MIVLGLTGSIGTGKSTTAAMFRSLGVPVHDADATVHELYGNEAVGPVGEAFPGVIENGVVDRKALAAQLADHPEGFRRLEAIIHPLVRQKEVAFLDAQRAAGAPIVVLDIPLLFETSGENRVDKIAVVTCAPETQRQRVLARPGMTEEKFEMLLSRQVPDAEKRARADFVVNTDNGLEAAREQVKQIVETLSNESGADA; from the coding sequence ATGATCGTTCTTGGCCTCACCGGATCGATCGGCACGGGAAAATCGACCACGGCCGCGATGTTTCGTTCGCTTGGAGTACCCGTCCATGACGCCGATGCCACCGTACACGAACTGTACGGCAATGAGGCTGTCGGCCCGGTTGGCGAGGCATTCCCCGGCGTGATCGAAAATGGGGTGGTCGACCGTAAGGCGCTCGCGGCGCAACTTGCGGATCACCCGGAAGGATTCAGGCGGCTGGAAGCGATCATCCATCCTCTGGTACGTCAGAAGGAGGTCGCGTTTCTGGATGCGCAGCGTGCAGCCGGTGCGCCAATCGTCGTCCTGGACATCCCCCTCCTGTTCGAAACGAGCGGGGAAAATCGCGTCGACAAGATCGCCGTAGTCACCTGCGCACCGGAGACGCAGCGCCAGCGCGTGCTGGCGAGGCCGGGCATGACGGAAGAGAAATTCGAGATGTTGTTGTCGCGCCAGGTTCCCGATGCGGAGAAGCGAGCCCGGGCGGATTTTGTGGTCAACACCGACAACGGGCTTGAAGCCGCGCGCGAACAGGTGAAACAGATAGTGGAGACCTTGAGCAACGAAAGCGGCGCCGATGCGTGA
- a CDS encoding shikimate dehydrogenase produces MRDSRETFVNHAFVVGHPIKHSRSPLIHGYWLETLGIEGSYTRQDVAPGAFPAFIADLKSADRRFAGGNVTIPHKEAAFRLADRPDALSEELGASNTLWVAEGLVHATNTDGRGFVANLDERAPGWDRTGRAVVFGAGGASRAILQALRDRGIAEIHVVNRTLGRAQELADRFGPKIHAHPVAALTEVMAGAGLFVNTTSLGMDGDTAPTLDFGGLDSQAVVTDIVYVPLKTPFLLQAEQQGLATVDGLGMLLHQAVPGFEKWFGQRPVVDVALRQRIIDDMERHG; encoded by the coding sequence ATGCGTGATTCACGTGAAACATTTGTTAACCATGCCTTTGTCGTCGGGCATCCAATCAAGCATTCGCGTTCGCCGCTGATACACGGCTACTGGCTGGAAACGCTAGGAATTGAAGGAAGTTACACGCGCCAGGACGTGGCACCGGGAGCTTTTCCTGCTTTCATCGCCGACCTGAAGAGTGCAGACCGCCGCTTTGCCGGCGGCAATGTCACGATACCGCACAAGGAAGCCGCCTTCCGGTTGGCCGACCGGCCAGACGCGCTAAGTGAGGAACTCGGGGCGTCGAACACCCTCTGGGTGGCGGAGGGGCTTGTCCATGCGACCAACACCGATGGACGCGGCTTTGTCGCCAATCTCGATGAACGAGCACCCGGCTGGGACCGCACAGGGCGCGCCGTGGTGTTCGGGGCCGGCGGTGCGAGCCGGGCGATCCTGCAGGCACTCCGCGATCGCGGCATTGCCGAAATCCATGTCGTCAACCGGACGCTCGGCCGCGCCCAGGAACTTGCCGACCGCTTCGGGCCGAAGATACACGCCCATCCGGTCGCGGCGCTCACCGAGGTGATGGCTGGGGCAGGGCTCTTCGTCAACACGACATCGCTGGGCATGGATGGCGACACGGCGCCGACCTTGGATTTCGGTGGGCTCGACAGCCAGGCGGTTGTCACTGACATCGTCTACGTCCCGCTGAAGACGCCATTCTTGCTTCAGGCCGAACAGCAGGGCCTTGCGACGGTCGACGGCCTGGGCATGTTGCTGCACCAGGCGGTGCCTGGTTTCGAAAAATGGTTCGGTCAGCGGCCCGTGGTCGATGTCGCGCTCCGTCAACGCATCATTGACGACATGGAGCGCCACGGATGA
- a CDS encoding Maf-like protein yields the protein MTYPLILASQSPFRRMLMENAGLSFQAIPAEIDERVVEEELSHRAPSPSGVALHLAEAKAQDVAQRHPGHLVIGSDQTLSLDDRIFHKPRELDDAREHLLTLSGKTHALNSAIVISLDGETQWRHVSTARLTMRPLSKGFIDRHLARVGDKVLGSVGAYQLEGEGIQLFEKIEGDYFTIIGLPMLPLLAQLRTMGAIDA from the coding sequence ATGACCTACCCCTTGATTCTCGCCTCCCAAAGCCCCTTTCGCCGCATGCTGATGGAGAATGCCGGACTCTCTTTCCAGGCAATTCCCGCTGAGATCGATGAAAGAGTGGTGGAGGAGGAACTCAGCCATCGTGCGCCTTCGCCATCCGGGGTCGCACTTCATCTGGCAGAAGCCAAGGCGCAGGATGTGGCGCAGCGCCACCCGGGACATCTCGTTATCGGCTCCGATCAGACGTTGTCATTGGATGATCGGATATTTCACAAGCCGCGCGAACTGGACGATGCACGTGAGCATCTGCTGACCCTTTCCGGCAAGACGCACGCGCTCAACAGCGCGATCGTGATTTCCCTCGACGGCGAGACACAATGGCGGCATGTCTCGACGGCGCGACTGACCATGCGCCCCCTTTCCAAGGGCTTCATCGATCGCCATCTCGCCCGGGTCGGCGACAAGGTGCTCGGCAGCGTGGGCGCCTATCAACTGGAGGGCGAGGGTATCCAATTGTTCGAAAAGATTGAGGGTGATTACTTCACGATCATCGGCTTGCCGATGCTTCCTCTGCTTGCGCAGCTGAGAACGATGGGTGCGATCGATGCGTGA
- a CDS encoding pyruvate, water dikinase regulatory protein — MENPKNYFHLHLISDSTGETLIAAGRAAAAQFQASQALEHVYPLIRNRKQLTPVLDAIDGAPGIVLYTIVDRELSAVIDQRCREMGLPCVSVLEPIIDVFQSYLGATSRRRVGAQHVMDAEYFARIEALNFTMDHDDGQLPADLEEADVILVGISRTSKTPTSIYLANRGIKTANIPIVLGVPLPERLSHVRRPLVVGLIATSDRIAQIRQNRVLGSAKDFKGEDYTDRAQIAEELKYARSLCARHNWPLIDVTRRSIEETAAAIVALRPKLR; from the coding sequence GTGGAGAACCCGAAAAACTACTTTCATCTGCATCTGATCTCCGATTCGACAGGCGAAACACTGATCGCCGCCGGACGCGCCGCCGCTGCGCAATTCCAGGCTTCACAGGCGCTGGAGCACGTCTATCCGCTCATCCGCAATCGCAAGCAGCTGACACCGGTGCTGGACGCCATCGATGGCGCCCCAGGCATCGTGCTTTACACGATCGTCGACCGCGAGCTTTCAGCCGTCATCGACCAGCGTTGTCGGGAAATGGGGTTGCCTTGCGTTTCCGTGCTCGAACCGATCATCGACGTGTTCCAGTCCTATCTCGGCGCAACATCGCGTCGGCGCGTCGGTGCGCAGCACGTGATGGATGCGGAATACTTCGCCCGGATCGAGGCGCTCAATTTCACGATGGATCACGATGATGGGCAGTTGCCGGCCGACCTCGAGGAGGCCGATGTCATCCTCGTCGGCATCAGCCGAACCTCGAAGACGCCGACAAGCATCTATCTCGCCAACCGCGGCATTAAGACGGCCAACATCCCAATTGTCCTTGGCGTTCCCTTGCCGGAACGGCTGTCGCATGTCAGGCGGCCGTTGGTCGTCGGGTTGATCGCGACGAGCGACCGGATCGCGCAAATCCGCCAGAACCGCGTCCTCGGATCGGCCAAGGACTTCAAGGGCGAGGACTATACGGACAGGGCGCAGATCGCAGAGGAACTGAAATATGCACGCTCGCTTTGCGCGCGCCACAATTGGCCGCTGATCGACGTCACCCGTCGGTCGATCGAAGAGACGGCCGCCGCAATTGTTGCCCTGCGGCCCAAGCTTCGCTAA
- the hemE gene encoding uroporphyrinogen decarboxylase: protein MASGTRKIVEVLNGKAVSPPPIWLMRQAGRYLPEYRETRAKAGSFLDLCYSPEHAVEVTLQPIRRYGFDAAILFSDILVIPDALKRQVRFDEGHGPRMQPLSVDEIPALAPMPVLGHLEPVLETVRRLRAELPHETTLLGFCGAPWTVATYMIAGQGTPDQAPTRLFAYKEPRAFSQLLDILAEKSADYLVAQIDAGADAVQIFDSWAGVLGEKEFADYAVKPVRRIVDLVKARRPQAKIIAFAKGAGLFLKDYRQGTGADAIGLDWTVPLSLAAELQKDGPVQGNLDPQRVVAGGNALRDGIDAILDALGNGPLIFNLGHGITPQADPVNVAALVERVRGGAR from the coding sequence TTGGCGAGCGGAACGCGAAAGATCGTCGAAGTCCTGAACGGAAAAGCTGTCTCTCCACCACCGATCTGGCTGATGCGGCAGGCCGGGCGATACCTTCCGGAGTACCGGGAGACGCGAGCCAAGGCCGGTAGCTTTCTCGATCTGTGCTATTCGCCGGAGCATGCAGTCGAAGTGACCTTGCAGCCGATACGGCGCTATGGCTTCGATGCAGCGATCCTATTCTCCGACATTCTGGTGATACCGGATGCTTTGAAACGGCAGGTTCGTTTCGACGAGGGCCATGGACCTCGGATGCAGCCGCTAAGCGTTGATGAAATCCCTGCCCTGGCTCCGATGCCTGTTCTTGGCCACCTCGAACCGGTACTGGAGACGGTGCGTCGACTGCGTGCGGAGCTGCCGCATGAAACGACGCTGCTCGGCTTCTGTGGGGCGCCCTGGACGGTTGCGACCTATATGATCGCCGGCCAGGGAACGCCCGATCAGGCGCCAACACGCCTTTTCGCCTACAAGGAACCAAGAGCTTTCTCGCAGTTGCTGGATATCCTTGCGGAAAAATCCGCCGACTATCTGGTCGCGCAGATCGATGCAGGCGCGGATGCGGTGCAGATTTTCGATTCCTGGGCTGGGGTTCTCGGCGAGAAGGAGTTTGCGGACTATGCGGTGAAGCCCGTCCGGCGGATCGTTGATCTGGTGAAGGCGCGCCGGCCGCAGGCGAAGATCATTGCTTTTGCCAAGGGCGCTGGCCTGTTTTTGAAGGACTATCGCCAGGGCACTGGCGCGGACGCAATCGGGCTCGATTGGACGGTCCCGCTGTCTCTTGCGGCTGAACTGCAAAAGGATGGGCCCGTTCAGGGCAACCTCGATCCGCAGCGCGTCGTCGCGGGCGGCAATGCGTTGCGCGATGGTATCGACGCAATCCTGGACGCTCTTGGAAACGGGCCGCTGATCTTCAATCTTGGCCATGGGATCACCCCCCAGGCAGATCCTGTAAACGTTGCCGCGCTGGTCGAGCGCGTTAGAGGCGGTGCGCGGTGA